The Rhodococcus triatomae genome includes a window with the following:
- a CDS encoding DUF2510 domain-containing protein encodes MSDQGSSPHYQQAAGWYPDPAGSGLVRWWDGRQWGPLQYQPPLQYQPPMAQVPVPHYVAVVAPKSVGVAFLLAFLFGPLGLLYASVPGGLIMLVVSFFGVFLSFVTFGLTFVLSWLTCVVWACVAANSHNARVRYQAYR; translated from the coding sequence GTGAGCGATCAGGGTTCGTCGCCCCACTATCAGCAGGCGGCCGGGTGGTACCCGGACCCCGCGGGTTCCGGTCTGGTGCGGTGGTGGGACGGTCGGCAATGGGGGCCTCTCCAGTATCAGCCGCCCCTGCAGTATCAGCCACCGATGGCGCAGGTGCCCGTCCCGCACTACGTCGCGGTGGTGGCACCGAAGAGCGTGGGCGTCGCCTTCCTGTTGGCCTTCCTGTTCGGCCCGCTCGGACTGCTCTACGCCTCGGTTCCCGGTGGTCTGATCATGCTGGTCGTCTCGTTCTTCGGTGTGTTCCTGTCGTTCGTCACGTTCGGTCTCACCTTCGTCCTGAGCTGGTTGACCTGTGTGGTCTGGGCGTGCGTCGCCGCGAACAGCCACAACGCCCGGGTGAGGTACCAGGCGTACCGCTGA
- a CDS encoding TIGR02569 family protein yields MSTGRPPPHVCSTFGLKDVEPTALGADWDGGWLCGDVVLSPVADHARAAWSAKVRETLEVDGVRLARPVRSTDGRYVVSGWRADTYIEGFPEPRHDEVVSMSGRLHAATSTLERPRFLVQPPVPPWAEVDVFVAADRGAWEKIPLRSAKGVEQLENPTPDGRRSLELISALATLRKPVQTPDQLVHGDLFGTVLFSGALAPGITDITPYWRPAPWAAAVAVVDAISWGGADEDLIGRWDALPEWPQMLLRAVLFRLSVHVLHPRSTAEAFPGLARTADVVRLLL; encoded by the coding sequence GTGAGCACAGGTCGACCTCCCCCGCACGTGTGCTCCACGTTCGGCCTCAAGGACGTCGAACCCACCGCGCTGGGAGCGGACTGGGACGGCGGGTGGCTGTGTGGAGACGTCGTTCTGTCACCCGTCGCCGATCACGCGCGGGCCGCGTGGTCCGCGAAGGTCCGCGAGACGCTCGAGGTGGACGGCGTCCGGTTGGCCCGGCCGGTCCGCTCGACCGACGGTCGCTATGTCGTCTCGGGGTGGCGGGCGGACACGTACATCGAAGGCTTCCCCGAGCCCCGGCACGACGAGGTCGTGTCGATGTCGGGCCGGCTGCACGCCGCCACGTCCACCCTCGAACGGCCGCGCTTCCTCGTGCAGCCACCTGTGCCACCGTGGGCGGAGGTGGACGTGTTCGTCGCCGCCGACCGGGGTGCGTGGGAGAAGATCCCGCTCCGCAGCGCCAAGGGCGTGGAGCAGTTGGAGAACCCGACTCCGGACGGGCGCAGGAGCCTGGAGCTCATCAGTGCGCTGGCGACGCTGCGCAAACCGGTTCAGACGCCGGATCAACTCGTTCACGGCGATCTGTTCGGCACCGTGCTGTTCTCCGGTGCCCTCGCACCCGGGATCACCGACATCACGCCCTACTGGCGGCCCGCGCCCTGGGCGGCCGCGGTCGCGGTGGTCGACGCCATCTCGTGGGGCGGAGCGGACGAGGATCTCATCGGCCGCTGGGATGCACTGCCGGAATGGCCTCAGATGCTGCTGCGGGCGGTGCTGTTCCGGCTCTCGGTCCACGTCCTGCACCCACGATCGACGGCGGAAGCCTTCCCGGGGCTCGCCCGGACGGCGGACGTGGTGCGTCTGCTGCTGTAA
- a CDS encoding DUF3152 domain-containing protein codes for MTDRGRSRARGGDTPHGSGARSAAGDEADRYAGPGRVRVRPSSEHSHQPLRAQWDPTAREPRGRAPRPDRSARKQSRLGRFVSTYGWRAYAIPVLAVVTGFVVVDAARTGGGDGAAPDAAAPGIGTLSQEGEGTDVIGVPPLADGSFAESMPAGALPDGGPFAVDGAGTWRVVPGTTDRFGEGTEREFTYTVEVEDGVDTAGFGGDDSLARMVDSTLANPKSWTNDDRFAFRRVDTGEPDFRVSLTSQMTIREACGYSIELETSCYNPGLGRVLLNEPRWVRGAIAFQGDIGSYRQYLINHEVGHAIGYRDHQPCETQDGLAPVMMQQSFGTANHEIYRLDPEGVVPDNDLTCRFNPWPYPRG; via the coding sequence GTGACTGACCGAGGGCGATCGCGGGCGCGCGGCGGGGACACCCCGCACGGGTCCGGTGCGCGTTCGGCAGCCGGCGACGAGGCGGATCGCTATGCGGGCCCCGGTCGGGTCCGGGTCAGGCCGTCGAGTGAACATTCCCATCAGCCGCTGCGCGCGCAGTGGGATCCGACCGCGCGCGAGCCGCGGGGTCGCGCGCCCCGCCCGGATCGGAGCGCGCGGAAACAGAGCCGGCTGGGCCGGTTCGTGTCCACGTACGGATGGCGCGCCTACGCGATTCCCGTGCTCGCGGTGGTGACCGGGTTCGTCGTCGTCGATGCCGCACGTACCGGTGGCGGCGACGGTGCGGCACCCGATGCCGCCGCTCCCGGTATCGGCACCCTGTCGCAGGAAGGTGAGGGCACCGACGTGATCGGGGTGCCGCCGCTCGCCGACGGCAGCTTCGCCGAGTCCATGCCCGCGGGTGCGCTCCCGGACGGGGGGCCGTTCGCGGTGGACGGGGCAGGGACGTGGCGGGTCGTGCCGGGGACGACGGATCGGTTCGGTGAGGGCACCGAACGAGAGTTCACCTACACGGTGGAGGTCGAGGACGGAGTCGACACCGCCGGGTTCGGCGGGGACGATTCCCTGGCCCGGATGGTCGATTCCACGCTGGCGAACCCGAAGAGCTGGACGAACGACGACCGATTCGCCTTCCGTCGCGTCGACACCGGGGAGCCGGACTTCCGGGTGTCCCTGACCTCGCAGATGACCATTCGCGAGGCCTGCGGATACAGCATCGAGCTCGAGACGTCCTGCTACAACCCGGGACTCGGGCGGGTCCTGCTCAACGAGCCACGGTGGGTCCGGGGCGCGATCGCCTTCCAGGGCGACATCGGTTCCTACCGTCAGTACCTCATCAACCACGAGGTCGGCCACGCCATCGGGTATCGGGACCACCAGCCCTGCGAGACGCAGGACGGCTTGGCTCCGGTGATGATGCAGCAGTCGTTCGGTACCGCCAACCACGAGATCTACCGACTCGATCCCGAGGGAGTCGTGCCCGACAACGATCTCACCTGCCGGTTCAACCCGTGGCCGTATCCTCGGGGATGA
- a CDS encoding nitrate/nitrite transporter, which yields MTRDSTRHYIEKWDAEDVEAWESGGKDVAKRNLIWSVIAEHVGFSVWSIWSVMVLFMPTDVYGIDPAGKFFLVAVPTLVGSLLRIPYTVATARFGGRNWTIFSALVLLIPTVLTLVLMMNPGASYTTFLIVAAFAGFGGGNFASSMANINAFYPQRLKGWALGLNAGGGNIGVPVIQIVGLLVIATVGNTEPWIVCAVYLVFIAVAALGAALYMDNLGNQKADMRAMREALTHRHSWIISFLYIGTFGSFIGFSFAFGQILQINFIAGGSTPAEAALQAAQIAFIGPLLGSIARPLGGKLSDRIGGGKVTLYTFVGMALAAGVLVTAGSLDDAADGAPTGAIMTTYVLGFIALFLLSGIGNGSTYKIIPSVFEAKAQSLPLDREGRASWSRSMSGALIGFAGAIGGLGGVGINIVLRASYNSEANSATMAFWVFMAFYIACIAVTWFVFLRRPAAGSTGGAAPTAPEPRESTTVTA from the coding sequence GTGACACGCGACAGCACACGTCATTACATCGAGAAATGGGACGCCGAGGACGTCGAGGCCTGGGAGTCCGGGGGCAAGGATGTCGCCAAGCGCAACCTGATCTGGTCCGTCATCGCCGAGCATGTCGGATTCTCCGTGTGGTCCATCTGGTCCGTCATGGTGCTGTTCATGCCGACCGACGTGTACGGCATCGATCCCGCGGGCAAGTTCTTCCTGGTCGCGGTGCCGACCCTGGTCGGTTCGCTGCTGCGCATTCCGTACACCGTGGCCACGGCCCGGTTCGGCGGGCGTAACTGGACGATCTTCAGCGCCCTGGTCCTGCTGATACCCACGGTGCTCACGCTCGTCCTCATGATGAACCCCGGTGCGTCGTACACCACGTTCCTGATCGTGGCCGCCTTCGCCGGCTTCGGTGGCGGCAACTTCGCCTCGTCGATGGCGAACATCAACGCGTTCTACCCGCAGCGGCTCAAGGGCTGGGCACTCGGGCTCAACGCGGGTGGCGGCAACATCGGTGTTCCGGTCATCCAGATCGTGGGTCTGCTGGTCATCGCGACCGTCGGCAACACCGAGCCGTGGATCGTGTGCGCCGTCTACCTGGTGTTCATCGCCGTCGCGGCGCTGGGTGCGGCGTTGTACATGGACAACCTGGGCAACCAGAAGGCGGACATGCGGGCGATGCGCGAGGCGCTCACCCACCGGCACTCCTGGATCATCAGCTTCCTCTACATCGGCACGTTCGGTTCGTTCATCGGGTTCAGCTTCGCGTTCGGGCAGATTCTGCAGATCAACTTCATCGCCGGTGGCTCCACGCCGGCGGAGGCGGCCCTGCAGGCGGCACAGATCGCCTTCATCGGACCGCTGCTCGGGTCCATCGCACGTCCGCTCGGCGGCAAGCTCTCGGACCGGATCGGTGGTGGCAAGGTCACCCTGTACACGTTCGTGGGAATGGCACTGGCGGCGGGCGTCCTGGTGACCGCGGGCTCGCTCGACGACGCGGCGGACGGCGCCCCCACCGGCGCCATCATGACCACCTACGTCCTCGGGTTCATCGCGCTGTTCCTGCTCTCCGGCATCGGCAACGGATCGACGTACAAGATCATCCCCTCGGTCTTCGAGGCCAAGGCCCAGTCGTTGCCGCTCGACCGTGAGGGGCGCGCCTCGTGGTCCCGCTCGATGTCGGGCGCGCTGATCGGATTCGCCGGTGCCATCGGCGGACTCGGCGGCGTGGGCATCAACATCGTCCTGCGGGCGTCGTACAACAGCGAGGCGAACTCCGCGACCATGGCGTTCTGGGTCTTCATGGCCTTCTACATCGCCTGCATCGCGGTCACCTGGTTCGTGTTCCTGCGCCGCCCGGCGGCGGGGTCGACCGGGGGTGCGGCACCCACGGCGCCCGAACCCCGGGAGAGCACCACGGTCACCGCCTGA
- a CDS encoding MFS transporter has translation MSALVLRLAVTSFSPLAAQIQEDIGFSTTVVGVFGMVPTLMFAVSGMLTPLLAARFGLERTVTVAMLMAGTGMAARALVTDTWSLLALSALALAGMGIGNVVIPPLVKRYFSDRLAVMSSVYIVGVQIGTIVPAFVAVPLADAAGWRTSIGVWAAVAFAAALPWIVVLARRRAAPGGAFAEPLAEPGRRPSAWRSPVGWAMALMFGMTSTITYAMFTWIPAILADAGASAAFGGTMVGLFSMMGLVAAFGAPTLCARMANPFPLVVACAVCFVLAFAGLLWAPMSAPVLWIVLLGLGPSTFPMALTLINLRTRTHAGSSSLSGFTQGVGYLVASAGPLVFGVLHDASGNWWWSFGYLFACVAVLLAAGSQACRPRMLEDTLRSGDTLPGGGAPAGRYTETQTGASSHGR, from the coding sequence ATGTCGGCACTGGTGTTGCGGCTCGCCGTCACCTCGTTCAGCCCCCTCGCGGCGCAGATTCAGGAAGACATCGGATTCTCCACCACGGTGGTGGGCGTGTTCGGCATGGTCCCCACTCTGATGTTCGCCGTGTCCGGCATGCTCACGCCGCTCCTGGCGGCGCGCTTCGGCCTCGAGCGCACCGTCACCGTCGCCATGCTCATGGCCGGAACCGGGATGGCGGCCCGTGCCCTGGTCACGGACACGTGGTCGCTGCTGGCACTGTCCGCGCTCGCACTGGCCGGCATGGGGATCGGCAACGTGGTGATCCCACCACTGGTCAAGCGCTATTTCTCCGACCGCCTCGCCGTGATGAGCTCGGTCTACATCGTGGGCGTGCAGATCGGCACCATCGTGCCGGCGTTCGTCGCGGTTCCGCTCGCCGATGCCGCGGGATGGCGCACGTCGATCGGGGTGTGGGCGGCGGTCGCCTTCGCGGCGGCTCTGCCCTGGATCGTGGTGCTCGCGCGTCGCCGGGCGGCACCCGGCGGCGCGTTCGCCGAGCCGCTGGCCGAGCCGGGCCGGCGCCCCAGTGCGTGGCGTTCGCCGGTGGGTTGGGCGATGGCCCTGATGTTCGGAATGACCTCCACCATCACCTATGCCATGTTCACCTGGATCCCCGCGATCCTCGCCGATGCCGGTGCGAGCGCCGCTTTCGGCGGCACGATGGTGGGACTCTTCTCGATGATGGGGCTGGTGGCCGCGTTCGGTGCGCCGACGCTCTGCGCCCGCATGGCCAACCCGTTTCCGCTGGTGGTGGCCTGCGCAGTGTGCTTCGTCCTCGCCTTCGCGGGCCTGTTGTGGGCGCCGATGAGCGCGCCGGTGCTGTGGATCGTGCTGCTCGGGCTCGGGCCGAGCACCTTCCCGATGGCACTGACGCTGATCAACCTGCGTACCCGCACCCACGCCGGATCCTCGTCGCTGTCCGGGTTCACCCAGGGCGTGGGCTACCTGGTGGCCAGCGCGGGTCCGCTGGTGTTCGGCGTGCTGCACGACGCGTCCGGGAACTGGTGGTGGTCGTTCGGGTACCTGTTCGCGTGTGTCGCCGTCCTCCTGGCCGCCGGATCCCAGGCCTGCCGGCCCAGGATGCTCGAGGACACCCTGCGGTCCGGGGACACGCTGCCCGGCGGTGGCGCCCCTGCAGGTCGATACACCGAGACACAGACCGGGGCTTCCTCACACGGTCGGTGA
- the moeZ gene encoding adenylyltransferase/sulfurtransferase MoeZ, with amino-acid sequence MSIDSSGPAPLPPLVEPAAELSREEVERYSRHLIIPDVGMAGQKRLKNARVLVIGAGGLGSPALLYLAAAGVGTIGIVEFDEVDMSNLQRQVIHGRSDVGRPKAESARDSIREINENVDVRLHEFRLEPDNAVELFSEYDLILDGTDNFATRYLVNDAAVLAHKPYVWGSIFRFEGQASVFWEDAPDGRGLNYRDLYPEAPPPGMVPSCAEGGVLGVLCASIGAIMATEAIKLITGIGESLLGRLMIYDALEMSYRTITLRRDPAREPITGLIDYEAFCGVVSDEGQQAAAGSTITATELRDLIDSGTPIELVDVREPVEWDIVRVPGAVLIPKDRILSGEALAELPQNRQIVLYCKTGIRSAEALAAIKRAGFADAVHVQGGVISWARQVDPSLPVY; translated from the coding sequence GTGTCGATCGACAGTTCCGGTCCCGCTCCCTTGCCGCCGCTCGTCGAGCCGGCCGCGGAGTTGTCGCGGGAGGAGGTCGAGCGCTACAGCCGCCACCTCATCATCCCGGACGTGGGAATGGCGGGTCAGAAGCGTCTGAAGAACGCCCGTGTGCTGGTGATCGGAGCGGGCGGTCTCGGCTCTCCCGCGCTGCTGTATCTCGCCGCCGCGGGGGTGGGCACCATCGGCATCGTGGAGTTCGACGAGGTCGACATGTCCAACCTGCAACGGCAGGTGATCCACGGCCGCTCGGACGTGGGCCGGCCCAAAGCGGAGAGCGCCCGCGACTCGATCCGTGAGATCAACGAGAACGTCGACGTGCGGCTGCACGAGTTCCGGCTGGAACCGGACAACGCTGTGGAGTTGTTCTCCGAGTACGACCTGATCCTCGACGGCACCGACAACTTCGCCACCCGGTATCTCGTCAACGACGCCGCGGTCCTCGCCCACAAGCCGTACGTGTGGGGTTCGATCTTCCGGTTCGAGGGTCAGGCCTCGGTGTTCTGGGAGGACGCCCCGGACGGGCGCGGCCTGAACTATCGGGATCTGTACCCCGAGGCGCCGCCGCCGGGAATGGTGCCGTCGTGCGCCGAGGGCGGAGTACTCGGGGTGCTGTGCGCCTCGATCGGTGCGATCATGGCGACCGAGGCGATCAAATTGATCACCGGGATCGGAGAGTCCCTCCTCGGCCGGCTGATGATCTACGACGCGCTCGAGATGTCCTATCGGACGATCACGTTGCGCCGGGATCCGGCCCGTGAGCCGATCACCGGACTCATCGACTACGAGGCCTTCTGTGGTGTGGTGTCCGACGAGGGGCAGCAGGCTGCGGCGGGATCCACGATCACCGCCACGGAGCTTCGGGATCTGATCGACTCCGGAACGCCGATCGAACTGGTGGACGTCCGGGAGCCGGTCGAGTGGGACATCGTCCGGGTGCCCGGCGCGGTACTGATCCCCAAGGATCGGATCCTGTCCGGCGAGGCTCTCGCCGAGCTACCGCAGAACAGACAGATCGTCCTCTACTGCAAGACCGGAATCCGGTCGGCCGAGGCGCTCGCCGCGATCAAACGTGCCGGCTTCGCCGACGCCGTCCACGTACAGGGCGGGGTCATCAGCTGGGCCCGTCAGGTCGATCCCTCGCTGCCCGTCTACTAG
- a CDS encoding FadR/GntR family transcriptional regulator yields MTNVKPVRRSGLVAQVTDQLRTEIREGRWAVGDRIPTEPALAELTGTGRNTVREAVQALVHAGLLERRQGSGTYVVGTSDVGNTLTQYFVDAHERDVLELRRALDVTAAELAAERRSDTDVSSLTEKLALRRRLWDAGRTEESVDADIALHRAIVEASHNAVYLEFYDSLLPAIRELVIRRTRATGEGHHSDHEALVEAIVAAAPQRAADAARSLFHELLT; encoded by the coding sequence ATGACTAATGTGAAGCCGGTGCGCCGGTCCGGCCTCGTCGCGCAGGTCACCGATCAGTTGCGCACCGAGATCCGCGAGGGACGCTGGGCGGTGGGCGACCGGATACCCACCGAACCAGCCCTCGCCGAGCTGACCGGAACCGGCCGGAACACGGTGCGTGAGGCGGTCCAGGCCCTCGTCCACGCCGGGCTGCTGGAACGCCGCCAGGGGTCGGGAACCTACGTCGTCGGTACCAGCGACGTGGGAAACACACTCACCCAGTACTTCGTCGACGCGCACGAGCGGGACGTCCTCGAACTCCGCCGCGCTCTCGACGTGACGGCCGCCGAGCTGGCCGCCGAACGCCGCAGCGACACGGACGTCTCGTCGCTCACCGAGAAACTGGCACTGCGCCGACGCCTGTGGGACGCGGGCCGGACCGAGGAATCCGTCGACGCCGACATCGCGCTGCACCGGGCCATCGTCGAGGCCAGCCACAACGCCGTCTACCTCGAGTTCTACGATTCGCTGCTCCCCGCGATCCGGGAACTGGTCATCCGCCGGACCCGAGCCACCGGCGAGGGGCACCACTCCGACCACGAGGCCCTGGTCGAGGCGATCGTGGCCGCAGCGCCGCAGCGCGCCGCCGACGCAGCCCGATCACTGTTCCACGAACTCCTGACCTGA